One stretch of Prionailurus viverrinus isolate Anna chromosome C1, UM_Priviv_1.0, whole genome shotgun sequence DNA includes these proteins:
- the TTLL4 gene encoding tubulin monoglutamylase TTLL4 isoform X2 — translation MASAGTEHYSIGLRQRNGFKQSGPSGTVPAPPPEKPSEGKAWAQAHQQVKPIWKLERKHVGTLSAGLGPGLLGVPPPPAYFFCPSTLCSSGRTAVIAGHSTSCYLHTLPDLFGGTLLYRRSGCRHKPYQQLESFCLRSSLPGKTPFSLPQKSLPVRLTANKAPSYTVSPMAQPMASSSTDPYLSLGAAGENPSGKSLASAISGKIPSPFSPSSPSSPSSPSSPSSPSKPTLNNNSFMRPNSTKVPLSQATEGLKPVSSPKIHLVSWHHSGGTGDCAVQPIEHKVPKSTGTVLDDAPASSTLSAPSSLDMSTTSVASPQYNRSNLTTRAEPHPCGLDGDFVSQALTKEVRFTEAVRKLTARGFEKKPRQGCQFEQSCFMNSSLQCDLLNKNRLWKPPSVGQQFPQEDAGANSRILPRARDTLELDSTVFCTKRISIHLLASHANALSHSPACGSTIDSPPLGEDKTPILPSPSQPLGVADVATRLSSIHLGQLGTEGPKEARELDSPARDIGSATHLQVDLGEAEDLEEELVDGLEDCCSHDENEEEEGDAECSSFSAVSTSESVAVISRSCAEILTKPLSNEKVVRPALIYSLFPNVPPTIYFGTRDERVEKLPWEQRKLLRWKMSTVTPNIVKQTIGRSHFKISKRNDDWLGCWGHHMKSPSFRSIREHQKLNHFPGSFQIGRKDRLWRNLSRMQSRFGKKEFSFFPQSFILPQDAKLLRKAWESSSRQKWIVKPPASARGIGIQVIHKWSQLPKRRPLLVQRYLHKPYLISGSKFDLRIYVYVTSYDPLRIYLFSDGLVRFASCKYSPSMKSLGNKFMHLTNYSVNKKNAEYQANSDETACQGHKWALKALWNYLSQKGINSDAIWEKIKDVVVKTIISSEPYVTSLLKMYVRRPYSCHELFGFDIMLDENLKPWVLEVNISPSLHSNSPLDISIKGQMIRDLLNLAGFVLPNTEDMVSSSSSSSSSSTRLLFGSVLWLSFDTCRLPAQLPQGQMSNDPRTIHCTEDEESLLSDPENS, via the exons ATGGCCTCAGCAGGAACAGAGCACTACAGCATTGGCCTCCGCCAGAGAAACGGCTTCAAGCAGAGTGGCCCCTCAGGCACAGTGCCCGCCCCGCCACCGGAGAAACCCTCCGAGGGCAAAGCCTGGGCTCAGGCCCATCAGCAGGTGAAGCCAATCTGGAAACTGGAGAGGAAGCACGTGGGGACACTTTCAGCAGGGTTGGGCCCAGGCCTCTTGGGGGTCCCACCCCCGCCAGCATACTTCTTTTGCCCCAGCACTTTATGTAGCTCAGGGCGCACGGCCGTCATCGCAGGCCACAGCACCTCCTGTTACCTGCACACCCTCCCAGACCTGTTCGGCGGCACCCTCCTGTACCGCCGCTCCGGCTGCAGGCACAAACCGTACCAGCAACTGGAGTCTTTCTGCTTGCGCTCGAGCCTGCCCGGAAAAACaccattttctctccctcagaAGAGCCTCCCTGTCAGACTCACTGCCAACAAGGCCCCTTCTTACACAGTGTCCCCCATGGCTCAGCCCATGGCATCCTCATCTACAGATCCATACCTCTCACTGGGAGCGGCTGGGGAAAATCCTTCGGGGAAGAGCCTGGCCTCTGCCATCTCAGGGAAGATCCCCTCTccattctccccctcctccccctcctccccctcctccccctcctccccctcctccccctccaagCCCACGCTGAATAACAACTCCTTCATGCGGCCAAATAGCACTAAAGTGCCTTTATCTCAGGCCACAGAGGGCCTGAAGCCAGTATCCTCACCCAAGATCCATCTTGTCTCCTGGCATCATTCGGGGGGTACTGGAGACTGTGCAGTGCAGCCTATTGAACACAAGGTCCCCAAGAGTACTGGCACTGTCCTAGATGATGCCCCTGCCTCTAGCACCCTGTCTGCCCCCAGCTCCTTAGACATGTCCACCACCAGTGTTGCCTCTCCCCAGTATAACCGGAGTAACTTAACCACAAGAGCAGAGCCACATCCCTGTGGCCTGGATGGTGACTTTGTTTCTCAGGCTCTGACTAAGGAGGTTCGGTTCACTGAGGCCGTGAGGAAGTTGACTGCAAGAGGCTTTGAGAAGAAGCCAAGGCAAGGCTGCCAGTTTGAACAGTCTTGTTTCATGAACTCCAGCTTGCAGTGCGATCTCCTCAACAAGAACAGGCTGTGGAAACCTCCCTCAGTAGGCCAGCAGTTCCCTCAGGAGGATGCTGGAGCAAACAGCAGGATCCTCCCTAGAGCCCGGGACACGTTGGAGTTGGACAGCACAGTCTTCTGTACCAAACGCATCAGCATTCACCTCCTTGCCTCACATGCCAATGCACTCAGCCACAGCCCTGCCTGTGGGTCTACGATCGACTCCCCACCACTGGGAGAAGACAAAACTCCCattctgccttctccctctcaACCCCTTGGCGTAGCTGATGTGGCCACCCGTCTCTCTTCCATCCATCTGGGCCAGCTTGGGACGGAGGGGCCTAAGGAAGCCAGGGAGCTGGACTCACCTGCTAGGGACATCGG TTCAGCTACACACCTCCAGGTAGACCTGGGTGAGGCTGAAGATCTAGAAGAAGAGCTGGTAGATGGTTTGGAAGACTGCTGCAGCCATGATGAGAATGAAGAAGAGGAGG GAGACGCAGAGTGCTCCTCATTCAGTGCTGTCTCCACCAGCGAGTCGGTAGCAGTGATCTCTAG GAGCTGTGCAGAGATTCTGACCAAACCCCTTTCCAATGAGAAAGTTGTCCGACCAGCTCTCATCTACAGTCTCTTTCCCAATGTGCCCCCTACCATCTATTTTGGCACCCGGGATGAGAGAG TGGAGAAACTTCCCTGGGAGCAGAGGAAGCTGCTCCGGTGGAAGATGAGCACAGTGACCCCCAACATTGTCAAGCAGACCATTGGACGGTCCCACTTCAAAATCAGCAAAA GAAACGATGACTGGCTGGGCTGCTGGGGTCATCACATGAAGTCTCCTAGTTTCCGATCCATTCGGGAGCATCAGAAG CTAAACCACTTCCCAGGTTCATTCCAGATTGGGCGAAAGGACCGACTGTGGCGGAACCTGTCTCGCATGCAGAGCCGCTTTGGCAAGAAGGAGTTCAGCTTCTTCCCCCAGTCCTTCATCCTGCCTCAGGATGCCAAGCTCCTGCGCAAAGCTTGGGAGAGCAGCAGCCGCCAAAAGTGGATTGTTAAGCCG CCAGCGTCAGCTCGAGGCATCGGCATCCAGGTCATTCACAAGTGGAGTCAGCTCCCCAAGCGAAGGCCTCTCCTGGTACAGAG GTATCTACACAAACCCTACCTCATTAGCGGCAGCAAGTTTGATCTGCGAATCTATGTTTACGTCACCTCCTACGATCCTCTGCGGATTTACCTCTTTTCAGATGGACTCGTCCGCTTCGCCAGTTGCAA GTATTCCCCTTCCATGAAGAGCCTTGGCAACAAGTTCATGCACCTGACCAACTACAGCGTCAATAAGAAGAATGCCGAGTACCAGGCCAATTCAGATGAAACGGCCTGCCAGGGCCACAAATG GGCACTAAAGGCCTTATGGAACTACCTGAGCCAGAAGGGAATCAATAGCGATGCCATCTGGGAGAAGATAAAGGATGTTGTTGTCAAAACCATCATCTC GTCAGAACCCTATGTGACCAGCCTGCTGAAGATGTACGTGCGGCGGCCCTATAGCTGCCACGAGCTCTTTGGTTTTGACATCATGCTGGATGAGAACCTCAAGCCCTGGGTCCTAGAGGTCAACATTTCCCCAAG CCTCCACTCCAACTCTCCATTGGACATCAGCATCAAAGGCCAGATGATCCGTGACCTTCTGAACCTGGCAGGCTTTGTTCTGCCCAACACAGAGGATATGGTTTCCAGCTCCAGCAGCTCTAGCAGCTCCAGCACCAG ACTcctgtttggctctgtgctgtggTTGTCATTTGACACCTGCCGTCTT CCTGCCCAGCTCCCCCAGGGACAAATGTCGAATGACCCCAGAACAATTCACTgcacagaagatgaagaaagccTATTATCTGACCCAGAAAATTCCTGA
- the TTLL4 gene encoding tubulin monoglutamylase TTLL4 isoform X1 yields MASAGTEHYSIGLRQRNGFKQSGPSGTVPAPPPEKPSEGKAWAQAHQQVKPIWKLERKHVGTLSAGLGPGLLGVPPPPAYFFCPSTLCSSGRTAVIAGHSTSCYLHTLPDLFGGTLLYRRSGCRHKPYQQLESFCLRSSLPGKTPFSLPQKSLPVRLTANKAPSYTVSPMAQPMASSSTDPYLSLGAAGENPSGKSLASAISGKIPSPFSPSSPSSPSSPSSPSSPSKPTLNNNSFMRPNSTKVPLSQATEGLKPVSSPKIHLVSWHHSGGTGDCAVQPIEHKVPKSTGTVLDDAPASSTLSAPSSLDMSTTSVASPQYNRSNLTTRAEPHPCGLDGDFVSQALTKEVRFTEAVRKLTARGFEKKPRQGCQFEQSCFMNSSLQCDLLNKNRLWKPPSVGQQFPQEDAGANSRILPRARDTLELDSTVFCTKRISIHLLASHANALSHSPACGSTIDSPPLGEDKTPILPSPSQPLGVADVATRLSSIHLGQLGTEGPKEARELDSPARDIGSATHLQVDLGEAEDLEEELVDGLEDCCSHDENEEEEGDAECSSFSAVSTSESVAVISRSCAEILTKPLSNEKVVRPALIYSLFPNVPPTIYFGTRDERVEKLPWEQRKLLRWKMSTVTPNIVKQTIGRSHFKISKRNDDWLGCWGHHMKSPSFRSIREHQKLNHFPGSFQIGRKDRLWRNLSRMQSRFGKKEFSFFPQSFILPQDAKLLRKAWESSSRQKWIVKPPASARGIGIQVIHKWSQLPKRRPLLVQRYLHKPYLISGSKFDLRIYVYVTSYDPLRIYLFSDGLVRFASCKYSPSMKSLGNKFMHLTNYSVNKKNAEYQANSDETACQGHKWALKALWNYLSQKGINSDAIWEKIKDVVVKTIISSEPYVTSLLKMYVRRPYSCHELFGFDIMLDENLKPWVLEVNISPSLHSNSPLDISIKGQMIRDLLNLAGFVLPNTEDMVSSSSSSSSSSTSLPSSPRDKCRMTPEQFTAQKMKKAYYLTQKIPDQDFYASVLDVLTPDDVRILVEMEDEFSRRGQFERIFPSRISSRYLRFFEQPRYFNILTTQWEQKYHGNKLKGVDLLRSWCYKGFHTGVVSDSAPMWSLPTSLLTVPKGDVALSAFNKSETGKLGKHSFSEGSIPLSEDGTMPKPKKTQAGHSSLPRKPSSSRDSEDTSKEPSLSTQMLPLIKYSGQTLRLSASPTSQSTGDSLLAAVSP; encoded by the exons ATGGCCTCAGCAGGAACAGAGCACTACAGCATTGGCCTCCGCCAGAGAAACGGCTTCAAGCAGAGTGGCCCCTCAGGCACAGTGCCCGCCCCGCCACCGGAGAAACCCTCCGAGGGCAAAGCCTGGGCTCAGGCCCATCAGCAGGTGAAGCCAATCTGGAAACTGGAGAGGAAGCACGTGGGGACACTTTCAGCAGGGTTGGGCCCAGGCCTCTTGGGGGTCCCACCCCCGCCAGCATACTTCTTTTGCCCCAGCACTTTATGTAGCTCAGGGCGCACGGCCGTCATCGCAGGCCACAGCACCTCCTGTTACCTGCACACCCTCCCAGACCTGTTCGGCGGCACCCTCCTGTACCGCCGCTCCGGCTGCAGGCACAAACCGTACCAGCAACTGGAGTCTTTCTGCTTGCGCTCGAGCCTGCCCGGAAAAACaccattttctctccctcagaAGAGCCTCCCTGTCAGACTCACTGCCAACAAGGCCCCTTCTTACACAGTGTCCCCCATGGCTCAGCCCATGGCATCCTCATCTACAGATCCATACCTCTCACTGGGAGCGGCTGGGGAAAATCCTTCGGGGAAGAGCCTGGCCTCTGCCATCTCAGGGAAGATCCCCTCTccattctccccctcctccccctcctccccctcctccccctcctccccctcctccccctccaagCCCACGCTGAATAACAACTCCTTCATGCGGCCAAATAGCACTAAAGTGCCTTTATCTCAGGCCACAGAGGGCCTGAAGCCAGTATCCTCACCCAAGATCCATCTTGTCTCCTGGCATCATTCGGGGGGTACTGGAGACTGTGCAGTGCAGCCTATTGAACACAAGGTCCCCAAGAGTACTGGCACTGTCCTAGATGATGCCCCTGCCTCTAGCACCCTGTCTGCCCCCAGCTCCTTAGACATGTCCACCACCAGTGTTGCCTCTCCCCAGTATAACCGGAGTAACTTAACCACAAGAGCAGAGCCACATCCCTGTGGCCTGGATGGTGACTTTGTTTCTCAGGCTCTGACTAAGGAGGTTCGGTTCACTGAGGCCGTGAGGAAGTTGACTGCAAGAGGCTTTGAGAAGAAGCCAAGGCAAGGCTGCCAGTTTGAACAGTCTTGTTTCATGAACTCCAGCTTGCAGTGCGATCTCCTCAACAAGAACAGGCTGTGGAAACCTCCCTCAGTAGGCCAGCAGTTCCCTCAGGAGGATGCTGGAGCAAACAGCAGGATCCTCCCTAGAGCCCGGGACACGTTGGAGTTGGACAGCACAGTCTTCTGTACCAAACGCATCAGCATTCACCTCCTTGCCTCACATGCCAATGCACTCAGCCACAGCCCTGCCTGTGGGTCTACGATCGACTCCCCACCACTGGGAGAAGACAAAACTCCCattctgccttctccctctcaACCCCTTGGCGTAGCTGATGTGGCCACCCGTCTCTCTTCCATCCATCTGGGCCAGCTTGGGACGGAGGGGCCTAAGGAAGCCAGGGAGCTGGACTCACCTGCTAGGGACATCGG TTCAGCTACACACCTCCAGGTAGACCTGGGTGAGGCTGAAGATCTAGAAGAAGAGCTGGTAGATGGTTTGGAAGACTGCTGCAGCCATGATGAGAATGAAGAAGAGGAGG GAGACGCAGAGTGCTCCTCATTCAGTGCTGTCTCCACCAGCGAGTCGGTAGCAGTGATCTCTAG GAGCTGTGCAGAGATTCTGACCAAACCCCTTTCCAATGAGAAAGTTGTCCGACCAGCTCTCATCTACAGTCTCTTTCCCAATGTGCCCCCTACCATCTATTTTGGCACCCGGGATGAGAGAG TGGAGAAACTTCCCTGGGAGCAGAGGAAGCTGCTCCGGTGGAAGATGAGCACAGTGACCCCCAACATTGTCAAGCAGACCATTGGACGGTCCCACTTCAAAATCAGCAAAA GAAACGATGACTGGCTGGGCTGCTGGGGTCATCACATGAAGTCTCCTAGTTTCCGATCCATTCGGGAGCATCAGAAG CTAAACCACTTCCCAGGTTCATTCCAGATTGGGCGAAAGGACCGACTGTGGCGGAACCTGTCTCGCATGCAGAGCCGCTTTGGCAAGAAGGAGTTCAGCTTCTTCCCCCAGTCCTTCATCCTGCCTCAGGATGCCAAGCTCCTGCGCAAAGCTTGGGAGAGCAGCAGCCGCCAAAAGTGGATTGTTAAGCCG CCAGCGTCAGCTCGAGGCATCGGCATCCAGGTCATTCACAAGTGGAGTCAGCTCCCCAAGCGAAGGCCTCTCCTGGTACAGAG GTATCTACACAAACCCTACCTCATTAGCGGCAGCAAGTTTGATCTGCGAATCTATGTTTACGTCACCTCCTACGATCCTCTGCGGATTTACCTCTTTTCAGATGGACTCGTCCGCTTCGCCAGTTGCAA GTATTCCCCTTCCATGAAGAGCCTTGGCAACAAGTTCATGCACCTGACCAACTACAGCGTCAATAAGAAGAATGCCGAGTACCAGGCCAATTCAGATGAAACGGCCTGCCAGGGCCACAAATG GGCACTAAAGGCCTTATGGAACTACCTGAGCCAGAAGGGAATCAATAGCGATGCCATCTGGGAGAAGATAAAGGATGTTGTTGTCAAAACCATCATCTC GTCAGAACCCTATGTGACCAGCCTGCTGAAGATGTACGTGCGGCGGCCCTATAGCTGCCACGAGCTCTTTGGTTTTGACATCATGCTGGATGAGAACCTCAAGCCCTGGGTCCTAGAGGTCAACATTTCCCCAAG CCTCCACTCCAACTCTCCATTGGACATCAGCATCAAAGGCCAGATGATCCGTGACCTTCTGAACCTGGCAGGCTTTGTTCTGCCCAACACAGAGGATATGGTTTCCAGCTCCAGCAGCTCTAGCAGCTCCAGCACCAG CCTGCCCAGCTCCCCCAGGGACAAATGTCGAATGACCCCAGAACAATTCACTgcacagaagatgaagaaagccTATTATCTGACCCAGAAAATTCCTGATCAG GACTTTTATGCGTCTGTGCTGGATGTCCTGACACCAGATGATGTTCGGATTCTGGTTGAGATGGAAGATGAGTTTTCTCGCCGCGGTCAATTTGAACGAATTTTTCCTTCTCGAATCTCCTCTCGCTATCTCCGCTTTTTTGAGCAGCCACGATATTTCAACATTCTCACCACCCAGTGGGAACAGAAGTACCATGGCAACAAGCTCAAAG GAGTAGATCTGCTTCGGAGTTGGTGCTACAAAGGGTTCCACACAGGAGTTGTCTCTGATTCTGCTCCAATG TGGTCTCTCCCAACATCACTTCTGACTGTCCCAAAGGGTGATGTGGCACTCAGTGCTTTCAACAAATCAGAGACTGGCAAGCTGGG AAAACACAGCTTCTCTGAGGGAAGCATACCACTCTCTGAAGATGGGACCATGCCCAAGCCCAAGAAGACCCAAGCTGGCCATTCTTCTCTTCCCAGAAAACCCAGTTCTTCCAGGGACAGTGAGGATACCAGCAAAGAGCCCAGCCTCTCCACCCAGATGTTGCCTCTGATCAAGTACTCTGGGCAGACTTTGAGactctctgcttcccccacctcccagtcaACCGGTGACTCACTCCTGGCTGCTGTGAGCCCATGA